A stretch of DNA from Methylobacterium sp. CB376:
GAGATCCGGCGCCCGCGCCAGGATCCAGCCCCGGATGATGCCGGCCAGCACCCCGTCCGCGAGGGGCGGGGTGACGAGCGCGCCGCCGATCAGCGCGAACAGGCTGCCGGTGCCCGCGCAGGCGACGCGCCCGCGCGTGTTGAGGAACAGGGCCTCGTCGGCGCCCGCACGCGCCGCCTCCTCGGCCGCCAGCACCGCGTCGAGGTAGCCGAGGGTCTTGTGCCGGGAGGTCGGCGAGGTGTCGTTGCGGCGGATGCCGGTCGTGCGCAGCGCGAGCGGCGCGAAGGCGGTGCCGGGATCCGCCAGGGGCGCCGCGGTCACGAGCAGGCGCGGGCGCGGCGCGGGCGGCGGGCGCAGGCCGCGCGGGCCGCTGCCCCGGGTCGCCGTGGTGCGCAGGGCCGCCCGCTCCCGCCCCGCCGCCATCGCGTGCATGCCGGCGGTCACGGCGGCGGGGTCGAGGGGGAAGCCGAGCGCCGCCGCCGAGGCGACGAGGCGCGCCACGTGGGCCGCCTCGAAGATCACGCGGCCGTCGCGCACCAGCGCGGTGTCGAACACGCCGTCGCCGAGGGTCAGGCCGCGGTCGGCGGGGTCGAGCGGGAGCGTCGGCCCCTCGACGAAGGCGCCGTCAAGCCACGGCATCGGCCGGCGCCGCGCGCCACGCCCGCGCGAGGCGCAGGAAATTCGAGAACAGCGCGTGGCCGTGCTCGGTCAGCACCGATTCCGGGTGGAACTGGATGCCGTAGGTCGGGTGGCGGCGGTGGGAGAGCGCCATCACCTCCCCCTCCTCCGAGACCGCGTCGACCGCGAGGCTGCGCTCCAGGGCGGGACGCGGGGCCACGATGAGGGAATGGTAGCGCCCGACCCGCATCGGCGAGGGCAGGCCCTGGAACAGCCCGGTGCCGCCGTGCCGGATCGGCGAGGCCTGCCCGTGCAGGGGCCGGAGGGCCCGCTCGACCCGCCCGCCGAAGGCCGCCCCGATGCATTGGTGGCCCAGGCACACGCCCAGGATCGGCACCTCGCCCGAGAGGGCGCGCACCGCCTCGAGGGACACCCCGGCCTCGGCCGGGCTGCACGGGCCGGGCGAGATCACCAGGGCCTCGGGCGCGCGGGCGCGGATGGAGCCGAGGTCGAGCGCGTCGTTGCGCGCCACCTCGACCGCGGCGCCGAGTTCCTGGAGGTAGCGCACCACGTTGAAGACGAAGGAATCGTAATTGTCGATGACGAGGATCATCCGGGATGCCTTGCGCCGCCCTCCGGCGGCCTGGACGCGCGGGGACGCCCCGCATGATCGCCGCCAGCCGGGACCGTGCCGAGGCGCGGCGGCGTCGCACCCATAAGTGGGGGGCGCGGGCGCGCGTATCATGCGCCATCCGGTTGATTGCGTCGCCATACGGATGGCGGCTTCGCTCAGGCGCCGCGCAGGCTCGTGATCCGCTTCGATCGAGCGGATCCCGGATCAGCCCGCCTCCGGGAAGGCCGCGAAGACCCGCTCCGCCTTGGTCAGCGTCTCCTCGTACTCGGCGAGCGGATCGGAGAGCAGCGTGACCCCGCCGCCCGCCTGCAGCACCGCGCGGCCCGCCTCCATGAACACCGTGCGGATGGCGATGTTGGTGTCGAGGCTGCCGTCGAACCCGATCCAGCCGATGCTGCCGCAGAACAATTCGCGGGCATCGCCCTCGATCTCCGTGATGATGTCCATGGCGCGCAGCTTGGGCGCGCCGGTGATCGAGCCGCCCGGGAAGGTGGCGGCCAGGAGGTCGAGCGCGTCGGCGCCCGCGCGCAGCCGCCCGGTCACCACCGAGACGAGGTGGTGCACCCCCGCGTAGGTTTCGAGCCCGCACAGCACCGGCACGGCGACGCTGTGCGGCTCGCTGATCCGCGACAGGTCGTTGCGCAGGAGGTCGACGATCATCACGTTCTCGGCCCGCTCCTTGTCGCTGGCGAGCAGCGCCTCGGCCCGGGCGCGGTCCTCGGCCGGGTCGGCCGCGCGCGGGGCCGTGCCCTTGATCGGCCGCGTCTCGATCCGGCGGCCGTCGAGGCGCAGGAAGCGCTCGGGCGAGCTCGACGCCACCGTGAGCGCGCCGAGTTCGAGATAGGCCGCGAAGGTCGCGGCGTTGCGCGCCCGCAGCCGCCGGTAGAGCGCGAAGGCGTCGAAGTCCGGCGGCAGCGCGGCCGCGAAGCGCTGCGCGATGTTCGCCTGGTAGATGTCGCCGGCCCGGATGTAGTCCCGCACCCGCTCCACCGCCGCCGCGTAGCCGTCGCGCGTGAAGTTCGACTCCCAGGCGAGCGGCGGGACGGCGCGGCGCGCCGGGGCCGGTTCGGGCGCCGCGAGGGCCGCCTCCCAGGCGTCGAGATCGGCGCGGGCGCGGCGCGCGCGGGCGTCGGGCTCGGTCTCGGGGAAGCCGGTGGCGACGAGGGCGCAGGTCCCCTCGCCGTGGTCGAAGGCGAGGATCGTGGCGTAGAGGTTGAGGGCGAGGTCGTCGCAGAGCCCGGCGCGGCGCGGCGGGGCCGCCACGCGCTCCAGCGCCCGGCCGAAATCGTAGGCGAGGTAGCCGATCGCCCCGCCCTGGAACGGGGGAA
This window harbors:
- a CDS encoding aminotransferase class IV, translating into MPWLDGAFVEGPTLPLDPADRGLTLGDGVFDTALVRDGRVIFEAAHVARLVASAAALGFPLDPAAVTAGMHAMAAGRERAALRTTATRGSGPRGLRPPPAPRPRLLVTAAPLADPGTAFAPLALRTTGIRRNDTSPTSRHKTLGYLDAVLAAEEAARAGADEALFLNTRGRVACAGTGSLFALIGGALVTPPLADGVLAGIIRGWILARAPDLGIAAEERSLRPEDLAGAEALFVTNSLRLIAPVRALDGRACRDGLQDGRIRRLADALREEVASHSPP
- the pabB gene encoding aminodeoxychorismate synthase component I translates to MWTRPLPLLDPIAAASRLRGRRGLALLDSAMRHPDLGRYSYVAADPFREIRVRDGRTLLDGVPAEGPPLAAIRRALAPYRAERRPDLPPFQGGAIGYLAYDFGRALERVAAPPRRAGLCDDLALNLYATILAFDHGEGTCALVATGFPETEPDARARRARADLDAWEAALAAPEPAPARRAVPPLAWESNFTRDGYAAAVERVRDYIRAGDIYQANIAQRFAAALPPDFDAFALYRRLRARNAATFAAYLELGALTVASSSPERFLRLDGRRIETRPIKGTAPRAADPAEDRARAEALLASDKERAENVMIVDLLRNDLSRISEPHSVAVPVLCGLETYAGVHHLVSVVTGRLRAGADALDLLAATFPGGSITGAPKLRAMDIITEIEGDARELFCGSIGWIGFDGSLDTNIAIRTVFMEAGRAVLQAGGGVTLLSDPLAEYEETLTKAERVFAAFPEAG
- a CDS encoding anthranilate synthase component II; protein product: MILVIDNYDSFVFNVVRYLQELGAAVEVARNDALDLGSIRARAPEALVISPGPCSPAEAGVSLEAVRALSGEVPILGVCLGHQCIGAAFGGRVERALRPLHGQASPIRHGGTGLFQGLPSPMRVGRYHSLIVAPRPALERSLAVDAVSEEGEVMALSHRRHPTYGIQFHPESVLTEHGHALFSNFLRLARAWRAAPADAVA